A genomic window from Parvularcula sp. LCG005 includes:
- a CDS encoding ATP-binding protein, with product MAFPWFGRKEEETPPSVDVARVLKNSTAPKAGPPEKPVGATITRVEDKPAPISEDDVPVSFIPEEYTLSSEDNPDKLLLIPEPAANPAPKAAPDPSARLETSGLGKLEQALAKANLKDVNPAAKIDEVLAATTQPAATDIADDDDLILTSPPVEELAPASDPVPVPEAPVEADSAADEKETAFRVPTVERLTPYVVWASLVCVLVSLIYAVSRGGVDMTVAIVFATGIFLFGSLLLIAAATRAYSPILLAGVLLKSRGKEKKHAAVLAGREILTALGLAESILDADVDARMVSSRDGVVVYANDRYVALAAEAGVTSATGLPPRLDRLLSQAGSESSKMFRLARAARSGQPADEVITQIMGSPAPGETAARRRFEVSVRPMRDRGQHVAWRLREVPIENARDSLRAAYADYPRGVIALERSGNLAWINEEAASLLGVRVGADLAVGDFLLGEAKDIVSALWEEDPEEVEARIRSRDRSGAHTGVILTAFGRGGVGEGFVCVEMMPKSALQTEQGGRDLAADVGDAPFGVAVIAGDPGTDAVLSEVNRLFGDAFGAEAGIRLSEALPPVAIRDIVAALRSRAQNQPLTRPVEVSIGEGASASIFRVYARPIKRRRGAYGPRQTVLYAVDVSFQKRMEEDYAHDKRLKAIGKIAGSVAHDFNNFLQAMMGATELLMRRHPAGDPSYPDLVSIRENGQRCRNLTQNLLAFSRKQTLQSEPLSLTDFLADFTPFVQRYVTEKVKVKVNHGRTVPPVKVDKSQLELAIMNLAVNARDAMDKGGELTIESRRVAASEVAEFGYAVLDEIDYALLEVSDSGKGVPEEIADKIFEPFFTTKGEGKGTGLGLSTVHGVIGQMGGRIFLHNRPGQGATFRIFFPALSAEQAAELEKTKAQVKAKPPVDDLTGKGRILIVEDEDSVRNIVVRALAMCGYEIVEACDGDEALEIIEDSPEPFDVVLSDIMMPEMDGPTLIKEAGEALKGAKVIFMSGYAETAMRDKLGTIEGSLYLQKPFSLKKVAATVKEAMGGS from the coding sequence ATGGCATTCCCCTGGTTTGGACGAAAAGAGGAAGAAACGCCTCCTTCCGTTGATGTGGCGCGAGTGCTGAAAAATTCGACCGCACCGAAGGCGGGACCGCCGGAAAAACCGGTCGGGGCCACCATTACGCGTGTTGAGGACAAGCCCGCGCCGATCAGCGAAGACGACGTCCCGGTGTCGTTTATTCCCGAAGAATACACCCTGTCGTCGGAGGATAATCCCGACAAGCTGCTGCTCATTCCAGAGCCGGCGGCGAACCCGGCGCCGAAAGCAGCGCCCGATCCTTCGGCGCGTCTAGAGACCAGCGGCCTTGGCAAGCTGGAGCAGGCGCTGGCCAAGGCCAATTTGAAGGACGTGAACCCGGCAGCAAAGATCGACGAGGTACTCGCAGCGACAACGCAGCCGGCTGCCACAGACATTGCCGATGATGATGATCTTATCCTGACCTCGCCGCCCGTTGAGGAACTGGCGCCAGCGTCCGATCCGGTCCCTGTCCCTGAAGCACCGGTGGAGGCCGACAGCGCGGCCGATGAGAAAGAGACCGCCTTCCGGGTGCCAACGGTCGAGCGACTGACGCCCTACGTTGTATGGGCATCGCTTGTCTGTGTGCTGGTCAGCCTGATCTACGCGGTGTCACGCGGCGGCGTCGACATGACGGTCGCCATCGTTTTTGCCACCGGCATCTTCCTGTTCGGCAGCCTGCTGCTGATCGCGGCCGCCACGCGCGCTTATTCGCCCATTCTGCTCGCCGGGGTGCTGCTTAAATCGCGCGGCAAGGAGAAGAAACACGCTGCCGTGCTGGCGGGGCGTGAAATCCTGACCGCGCTTGGACTGGCTGAAAGCATTCTGGATGCGGATGTTGACGCGCGGATGGTGTCATCGCGAGACGGTGTCGTGGTCTATGCCAACGACCGCTATGTTGCGCTGGCCGCTGAGGCCGGTGTCACCTCGGCCACGGGCCTGCCGCCGCGTCTTGACCGGTTGCTGAGCCAGGCGGGGAGCGAAAGCTCAAAGATGTTCCGCCTGGCGCGGGCTGCGCGCAGCGGTCAGCCCGCTGACGAAGTCATTACCCAGATCATGGGCAGCCCCGCCCCCGGCGAGACCGCCGCGCGCCGCCGGTTCGAGGTATCGGTGCGCCCGATGCGAGATCGCGGACAGCATGTGGCATGGCGCCTGCGCGAGGTGCCTATTGAAAACGCGCGCGACAGCCTGCGGGCAGCCTATGCTGACTATCCGCGCGGTGTCATCGCGCTTGAGCGGTCCGGCAATCTGGCCTGGATCAATGAAGAGGCCGCCTCCCTGCTGGGTGTCCGGGTTGGCGCTGACCTGGCCGTGGGCGACTTCCTGCTCGGCGAAGCCAAGGATATTGTCAGCGCGCTGTGGGAAGAAGACCCTGAAGAGGTCGAAGCCCGTATCCGCTCGCGTGACCGCTCAGGCGCTCATACCGGCGTCATTCTGACCGCGTTCGGTCGCGGTGGTGTCGGTGAAGGCTTTGTCTGTGTCGAGATGATGCCGAAATCGGCGCTGCAGACCGAACAGGGCGGGCGGGATCTCGCCGCCGATGTCGGTGATGCGCCGTTCGGTGTGGCCGTGATCGCCGGTGACCCGGGCACAGATGCCGTCCTGTCCGAGGTCAACCGTCTGTTCGGTGATGCCTTTGGTGCGGAAGCGGGCATCCGCCTGTCCGAGGCGCTACCGCCCGTGGCGATCCGCGATATCGTGGCGGCCCTGCGCTCCCGTGCCCAGAACCAGCCGCTGACCCGTCCGGTCGAAGTGTCGATTGGTGAGGGGGCCTCGGCCAGTATCTTCCGCGTCTATGCTCGGCCGATCAAACGCCGCAGAGGCGCCTATGGACCGCGCCAGACCGTGCTTTACGCCGTGGACGTCTCTTTCCAGAAACGCATGGAAGAGGACTATGCCCACGACAAGCGCCTGAAAGCCATTGGCAAGATCGCCGGTAGTGTGGCTCACGACTTCAACAACTTCCTGCAGGCCATGATGGGCGCGACGGAGCTTCTTATGCGCCGTCACCCGGCGGGCGACCCCAGCTACCCGGACCTCGTTTCGATCCGGGAAAACGGCCAGCGCTGTCGTAACCTGACCCAGAACCTGCTCGCCTTCTCGCGCAAGCAGACGCTCCAGTCCGAGCCGCTGTCCCTGACCGATTTCCTCGCGGATTTCACGCCGTTCGTGCAGCGCTACGTGACGGAAAAAGTGAAGGTGAAGGTCAATCACGGCCGCACCGTACCGCCGGTGAAGGTGGACAAGTCCCAGCTGGAACTGGCCATCATGAACCTCGCGGTGAATGCGCGCGATGCCATGGACAAGGGCGGTGAACTGACGATTGAGTCCCGGCGCGTCGCCGCGAGCGAAGTGGCCGAGTTTGGCTATGCCGTTCTCGATGAAATCGACTATGCCCTGCTCGAAGTCTCCGACAGCGGCAAGGGTGTGCCCGAAGAAATTGCGGACAAGATCTTTGAGCCGTTCTTTACGACGAAGGGGGAGGGCAAGGGCACCGGTCTTGGCCTGTCCACCGTGCACGGCGTGATCGGCCAGATGGGCGGGCGCATCTTCCTGCACAACAGGCCGGGCCAGGGGGCAACCTTCCGCATCTTCTTCCCGGCGCTCTCTGCTGAACAGGCCGCAGAGCTTGAAAAGACCAAGGCACAGGTCAAGGCCAAACCGCCGGTGGATGATTTGACCGGCAAGGGCCGTATTCTGATCGTTGAGGATGAGGACAGCGTGCGGAACATTGTCGTCCGGGCGCTCGCCATGTGCGGCTATGAAATCGTTGAGGCGTGCGACGGGGATGAGGCGCTGGAGATTATCGAGGACTCACCCGAACCCTTCGACGTGGTCCTGTCCGACATCATGATGCCGGAGATGGACGGGCCGACCCTGATCAAGGAGGCGGGCGAGGCGCTGAAGGGCGCGAAGGTCATCTTCATGTCCGGCTATGCCGAAACCGCCATGCGCGACAAGCTGGGCACGATCGAAGGCTCTCTCTACCTGCAAAAGCCGTTCTCTCTGAAAAAGGTCGCGGCCACGGTGAAAGAGGCGATGGGCGGGTCGTAA
- a CDS encoding DPP IV N-terminal domain-containing protein gives MSQRPLAARLATLLIGTSLSLSGAALADDLTIEALNSDQGLSGPSLRGASFSPDGSMITVLRGRDGDARTLDLWAYDVKTGDAKVLVRSDDLVSSDVELSEEEKNRRERQRIYDSGIISYDWDTKGETLLFPLGGDVYTYDLATGEPTQVTSTETFETDPKMSPSGGYVSYVRDDELVVYDRAKGKEKTVTSGAGGTIRNAVSEFVAQEELNRDTGYWWAPDDSQIVFLQIDESPVQIAERLDFGVDGAKTIRQRYPFAGTDNVNIKLGLVKPGGGKPTWIDLGPEEDIYLADVHWSSDSKTVYVERLSRDQKTLDMLKVDPKTGKSELLFSETDDNWINLNGGFYALKDGGFLRLSERTGFTHIDRHGADGKLAKALTSGEWNANSIACVDQTDGEIIFSGWMDTPLENHLYTVSLDGGEVTPLTTEAGWHSGSFGKDCESFIHRFSSQDQPTQASVMTKDGERSFWLLENKLDNDHPYAPYLDSHLDWTFGQLEAPDGQMMDYALLVPPGLKKGAKAPAIQLVYGGPHAQRVANRWGDLSAQMLADKGYVVFKLDNRGAANRGKAFENVLYRQMGQPEVVDQAIGTEWLASQPYVDADRIGVQGWSYGGYMTLMMLAQKPELYAAGVSGAPVTDWRTYDTAYTERYMGDPREVGDKYDASSVLTYADGIEDGELLLIHGMADDNVIFQNSIDMIAALQQAGTEFELMTYPGEKHGFRNKQNKMHRDYLGLDFFERKLKGE, from the coding sequence ATGTCACAACGCCCCCTAGCCGCTCGCCTTGCCACGCTTCTCATCGGTACCAGCCTGTCCCTGTCGGGCGCGGCGCTTGCTGATGACCTGACGATTGAGGCGCTGAACAGCGATCAGGGGCTGTCCGGCCCGTCCCTTCGCGGGGCCAGCTTCTCCCCCGATGGCAGCATGATCACCGTCCTGCGCGGGCGCGACGGCGATGCCCGGACGCTGGACCTGTGGGCCTATGACGTGAAGACCGGCGACGCTAAGGTGCTGGTCCGCTCCGACGATCTCGTCTCGTCTGACGTCGAGCTGTCCGAAGAAGAAAAGAACCGCCGCGAGCGCCAGCGCATCTATGACAGCGGCATCATCTCCTATGACTGGGACACCAAGGGTGAGACCCTGCTCTTCCCGCTCGGCGGGGACGTCTACACCTATGACCTCGCTACAGGTGAGCCGACCCAGGTGACGTCGACTGAGACATTCGAGACCGACCCCAAAATGTCCCCGTCCGGCGGCTATGTGTCGTATGTCCGTGATGACGAGCTGGTCGTCTATGACCGCGCCAAGGGCAAGGAAAAGACCGTGACCTCCGGCGCGGGCGGGACGATCCGCAATGCGGTTTCCGAATTTGTGGCCCAGGAGGAGCTGAACCGCGATACGGGCTATTGGTGGGCACCGGACGACAGCCAGATCGTCTTTCTGCAGATTGACGAAAGCCCGGTACAGATTGCCGAGCGGCTCGACTTTGGTGTCGACGGGGCCAAGACGATCCGCCAGCGTTACCCCTTTGCCGGGACCGACAACGTCAACATCAAGCTGGGGCTGGTGAAGCCCGGCGGCGGCAAGCCGACATGGATTGATCTGGGCCCGGAGGAAGACATCTACCTTGCCGATGTGCACTGGTCGTCGGATTCCAAGACGGTTTATGTGGAGCGTCTGTCCCGCGATCAGAAAACCCTCGACATGCTGAAGGTCGACCCCAAGACCGGCAAGTCGGAACTGCTGTTCTCGGAAACCGATGACAACTGGATCAACCTGAATGGCGGTTTTTACGCGCTGAAGGATGGCGGCTTCCTGCGCCTGTCCGAGCGCACGGGCTTTACCCATATTGACCGCCATGGCGCGGACGGGAAACTGGCCAAGGCACTGACGTCCGGGGAGTGGAATGCCAATTCCATCGCCTGCGTCGACCAGACCGACGGGGAGATCATCTTCTCCGGCTGGATGGACACGCCGCTTGAAAACCATCTGTATACGGTATCGCTGGACGGTGGGGAGGTTACGCCCCTGACGACGGAAGCGGGCTGGCACAGCGGCTCCTTCGGCAAGGATTGCGAGAGCTTTATCCACCGCTTCTCCTCGCAGGATCAACCGACCCAGGCCTCTGTGATGACCAAGGATGGGGAGCGGTCCTTCTGGCTGCTCGAGAACAAGCTCGACAATGATCATCCCTATGCGCCCTATCTGGACAGCCATCTTGACTGGACCTTTGGCCAGCTGGAGGCCCCCGATGGGCAGATGATGGACTATGCTCTGCTCGTGCCGCCCGGTCTGAAGAAGGGCGCGAAGGCGCCTGCGATCCAGCTGGTCTATGGCGGTCCCCACGCCCAGCGCGTGGCCAATCGCTGGGGCGACCTGTCCGCCCAGATGCTGGCCGATAAGGGCTATGTGGTCTTCAAGCTCGACAATCGCGGCGCGGCCAACCGCGGCAAGGCGTTTGAGAACGTGCTCTACCGCCAGATGGGCCAGCCGGAAGTGGTTGACCAGGCCATCGGTACAGAATGGCTGGCGAGCCAGCCTTACGTAGATGCCGACCGCATCGGCGTGCAGGGCTGGTCCTATGGCGGGTACATGACCCTGATGATGCTGGCGCAGAAGCCCGAGCTCTACGCTGCAGGTGTCTCCGGCGCCCCTGTCACCGACTGGCGCACCTATGACACAGCGTATACGGAACGCTATATGGGTGACCCGCGCGAAGTGGGCGACAAATATGATGCGTCATCCGTCCTGACCTATGCGGACGGGATCGAAGACGGGGAGCTCCTCCTCATCCATGGCATGGCCGACGACAACGTCATCTTCCAGAACTCGATCGACATGATCGCGGCCCTGCAACAGGCGGGGACGGAATTTGAGCTGATGACCTATCCCGGCGAAAAGCACGGCTTCCGCAACAAACAGAACAAGATGCACCGGGACTATCTGGGCCTCGACTTCTTTGAGCGGAAGCTGAAGGGCGAGTAG
- a CDS encoding helicase-related protein, giving the protein MPSPFSPTSSLVIEKPITAVLGPTNTGKTHFALERMSAHSTGMIGLPLRLLAREVYDKMVERKGVRAVALVTGEEKIIPPSARYWICTVEAMPLERKVSFLAIDEVQLAADAERGRIFTDRLLHARGQHETLFLGSDTMIPILKRLVPDIGFVSRERFSTLEYIGHKKVTRLPRRSAIVAFSADSVYSIAELIRRQRGGAAVVMGALSPRTRNAQADLYNNGEVDYLVATDAIGMGLNMDIDHVAFAAGRKFDGRNARFLYPAEVGQIAGRAGRHIRNGTWGPTADCGPFNEELIEQVEDHRFEAVHALQWRNPNLQFQSVPALLNSLETKPPREELVRARMDDDEDALRRLLHRHDIRDSAKGGAALKLLWEVCQVPDFRKVTPDQHAVMLGEIYHQLLDGGQIPEPFTAAQLEKLNRLDGDVDALSNRIAHVRTWTYLSHRPGWLERAGHWQDMARGIEDALSDALHEKLTQRFIDRRTSVLLKKLKDDEPLLAGVTEDGEVIVEGEFVGRLLGFQFILDPRAKGPHAKAVRFAALKALRPELAARAAALAAAQFHEFSLREGGTVWWRQSVIATLSKGPQPLRPNFKLEAVEHLPPQSLPLIEERVRDFIADRVENLAGPLVSLQKAVNEVSESPEALGPKARGVAFRLVENFGAISRNQISGDVKALEQDERAKLRKLGIRFGEYTLHMPALLKPAPAHFLALLWALWEDKDPDAYQVPQAGATSVPNDKETPAAFYFASGYRPSGNRAVRIDMLERLAGEVRTARDASGREGFEGNAKMMSLVGCSGEDFESILQSLGFKKATITREVPKAKLLKKSAETAEEPSAAEAAPAPNDSGDMPAEQIAESPAISTAIVDDHAAPPAVPQTDDAEAATAPATGEAAEAVSGEAAPAEATTAETTTAQPAEEPVETETVEVTVWRWMPPRPKADRRPRGKPQAARGAEGEGQKGPRKGGKPKFEGKGEGRGKGPRKGGKPQDKGPRTFSSERPRREKEPDPNSPFAVLAALKGKD; this is encoded by the coding sequence GTGCCCTCGCCTTTTTCCCCCACCTCCTCCCTCGTCATTGAAAAGCCGATCACGGCGGTTCTTGGCCCGACCAATACGGGCAAGACCCACTTTGCGCTGGAGCGAATGTCCGCCCATTCCACGGGCATGATCGGCCTGCCGCTGCGCCTCCTTGCGCGGGAGGTCTATGACAAGATGGTCGAGCGCAAGGGCGTGCGCGCCGTCGCGCTGGTCACGGGTGAGGAAAAGATCATCCCGCCGAGTGCGCGGTACTGGATCTGCACGGTTGAGGCGATGCCGCTGGAGCGCAAGGTCTCCTTTCTCGCCATTGATGAGGTGCAGCTGGCCGCCGATGCCGAGCGCGGGCGCATCTTCACCGACCGCCTGCTGCATGCACGGGGGCAGCACGAGACGCTGTTCCTTGGCTCGGACACAATGATCCCGATCCTCAAGCGGCTGGTGCCTGACATCGGCTTTGTCAGTCGGGAGCGGTTCTCGACGCTGGAATATATTGGGCACAAGAAGGTCACGCGCCTGCCCCGCCGGTCGGCCATCGTCGCCTTCTCTGCCGACAGTGTCTATTCGATTGCCGAGCTGATCCGCCGCCAGCGCGGGGGCGCGGCAGTGGTCATGGGCGCCCTGTCGCCACGCACGCGCAATGCGCAGGCCGACCTCTACAATAATGGTGAGGTGGATTACCTCGTCGCGACGGACGCCATCGGCATGGGCCTGAACATGGATATCGACCATGTGGCCTTTGCCGCCGGTCGCAAGTTCGATGGCCGCAATGCGCGCTTTCTGTACCCGGCCGAAGTCGGTCAGATTGCCGGGCGCGCGGGCCGCCATATCCGCAATGGCACCTGGGGCCCGACGGCAGATTGCGGGCCGTTCAATGAAGAGCTGATCGAACAGGTGGAGGACCACCGGTTCGAGGCGGTGCACGCCCTGCAATGGCGCAATCCGAATTTGCAGTTCCAGTCGGTGCCTGCGCTTCTCAACTCGCTTGAGACAAAGCCGCCGCGGGAAGAGCTGGTCCGTGCCCGGATGGATGATGACGAGGACGCCCTGCGTCGCCTCCTCCACCGCCACGATATTCGCGATTCGGCCAAAGGCGGCGCGGCGCTCAAGCTGCTCTGGGAAGTCTGCCAGGTGCCGGATTTCCGCAAGGTGACGCCGGACCAGCATGCGGTCATGCTGGGGGAGATCTATCACCAGCTGCTGGACGGCGGGCAGATCCCCGAACCCTTCACCGCCGCGCAGCTTGAAAAGCTGAACCGGCTCGATGGGGATGTGGACGCTCTGTCGAACCGGATCGCCCATGTGCGCACGTGGACCTACCTCTCCCACCGCCCCGGCTGGCTGGAGAGGGCCGGGCACTGGCAGGACATGGCGCGGGGCATTGAAGATGCACTTTCAGACGCTCTTCATGAAAAACTGACACAGCGCTTTATTGACCGACGGACCTCGGTCCTGTTGAAGAAACTAAAGGATGACGAGCCGCTTCTGGCTGGCGTCACCGAAGACGGAGAAGTCATCGTGGAAGGCGAATTCGTCGGGCGTCTGCTCGGCTTTCAATTCATTCTGGATCCGCGCGCCAAAGGGCCCCATGCAAAGGCGGTGCGCTTTGCGGCGCTGAAAGCCCTGCGGCCTGAGCTCGCGGCGCGTGCAGCGGCCCTTGCGGCGGCGCAGTTCCACGAATTCTCCCTGCGGGAAGGCGGCACCGTATGGTGGCGGCAGTCGGTCATCGCGACCCTGTCCAAGGGCCCCCAGCCCCTGCGCCCGAATTTCAAGCTGGAGGCGGTGGAGCATCTGCCGCCGCAATCCCTGCCCCTGATCGAAGAGCGGGTGCGCGATTTCATCGCCGACCGGGTCGAAAATCTGGCCGGGCCGCTGGTATCCCTGCAAAAGGCCGTGAACGAGGTCAGTGAGAGCCCTGAGGCCCTCGGCCCCAAGGCGCGGGGCGTTGCCTTCCGCCTGGTCGAGAATTTCGGTGCCATCTCCCGCAATCAGATCTCTGGCGACGTGAAGGCGCTGGAGCAGGATGAGCGCGCCAAGCTGCGCAAGCTCGGCATCCGGTTCGGCGAGTACACGCTGCACATGCCGGCATTGCTCAAGCCCGCGCCGGCGCACTTCCTCGCGCTCCTCTGGGCGCTGTGGGAGGACAAGGACCCTGACGCGTATCAGGTGCCCCAAGCCGGCGCGACGAGCGTGCCCAATGACAAGGAGACGCCGGCGGCCTTCTATTTCGCCAGTGGCTATCGCCCCTCGGGCAACCGGGCCGTGCGGATCGACATGCTCGAACGTCTGGCCGGTGAAGTGCGCACGGCGCGCGACGCGTCCGGCCGCGAAGGTTTTGAAGGCAATGCCAAGATGATGTCGCTGGTCGGCTGCTCCGGCGAGGACTTTGAAAGCATCCTGCAAAGCCTTGGCTTCAAGAAAGCCACCATCACCCGCGAAGTGCCCAAGGCCAAGCTGTTGAAGAAGAGTGCCGAGACGGCAGAAGAGCCTAGCGCGGCTGAAGCGGCCCCTGCCCCGAACGATAGCGGCGACATGCCCGCCGAGCAGATTGCCGAAAGCCCTGCGATTTCGACGGCCATCGTCGATGATCATGCAGCACCGCCCGCTGTTCCGCAGACGGATGATGCCGAGGCCGCGACAGCGCCTGCGACCGGCGAAGCCGCGGAAGCGGTATCAGGCGAAGCTGCGCCCGCTGAAGCCACAACGGCTGAGACGACCACGGCGCAACCCGCAGAAGAGCCTGTGGAAACCGAAACCGTGGAAGTCACCGTCTGGCGCTGGATGCCGCCACGGCCAAAAGCCGATCGTCGTCCCCGTGGCAAACCGCAGGCCGCCCGCGGCGCTGAGGGCGAAGGCCAGAAGGGCCCTCGCAAGGGCGGTAAGCCGAAGTTCGAAGGCAAAGGTGAAGGCCGGGGCAAAGGCCCGCGCAAGGGCGGCAAGCCCCAGGACAAGGGACCACGCACCTTCTCTTCAGAACGGCCACGCCGGGAAAAAGAGCCCGATCCGAACTCACCCTTCGCCGTGCTGGCGGCCCTGAAGGGCAAGGACTGA
- a CDS encoding patatin-like phospholipase family protein — protein MMRPDETLAVHRQLIPEDQTRPRLGVALGSGGARGWAHIGVFRALKELGVEVDVYAGCSAGALVSGAALMGFYDEMIDWAKSIGPIGAISSFGVHLSRGGLINPDKAFDIFRKHDKLIEDLPKPWGCVATDLSNGEEVWLTRGSAFEALRATSAVPMVIQAASYKALGEEHWLIDGAASNPVPVNLARALGAERVIAVDLNAVTQALTRFKRPTTRAVVPVLHPPDEHTGFAAPVGTFLKNCQRGVTRRLALAHARTMARPQFFETAIATVDILQAQLAEARANLDVADVRLTPDLSLGSAAAFDKWEDFERVGYETTMASREKILAAAAFAR, from the coding sequence ATGATGCGGCCCGATGAGACATTGGCGGTCCACCGCCAGTTGATACCGGAAGACCAGACACGACCACGGCTCGGCGTGGCGCTGGGGTCTGGCGGCGCGCGCGGCTGGGCCCATATCGGGGTCTTTCGCGCCCTTAAGGAATTGGGCGTGGAGGTCGACGTCTATGCGGGCTGTTCCGCCGGTGCGCTCGTTTCCGGCGCGGCCCTGATGGGCTTTTACGACGAGATGATCGACTGGGCGAAGTCGATTGGACCGATCGGTGCCATCAGCAGCTTTGGCGTTCATCTCAGCCGCGGCGGCCTCATCAATCCGGACAAGGCATTCGATATTTTCCGCAAGCATGACAAGCTGATCGAAGACCTGCCCAAACCCTGGGGGTGTGTCGCGACGGACCTGTCCAACGGCGAGGAAGTGTGGCTGACCCGCGGCTCGGCTTTTGAGGCCCTGCGCGCCACAAGCGCCGTGCCGATGGTCATTCAGGCCGCAAGCTACAAGGCGTTGGGCGAAGAGCACTGGCTGATCGACGGGGCAGCGTCCAACCCGGTTCCGGTCAATCTGGCGCGAGCGCTCGGCGCGGAGCGGGTCATCGCCGTGGATCTCAATGCCGTGACCCAGGCCCTGACCCGTTTCAAACGCCCGACCACCCGCGCCGTGGTGCCCGTCCTGCATCCACCTGACGAGCATACGGGCTTTGCGGCCCCCGTCGGGACATTCCTCAAAAACTGCCAACGCGGCGTCACCCGCCGTCTCGCCCTCGCCCATGCCCGCACGATGGCGCGGCCCCAGTTTTTTGAAACGGCAATCGCGACGGTGGATATTCTGCAGGCCCAGCTGGCCGAAGCGCGCGCCAATCTCGATGTCGCAGACGTGCGCCTGACCCCCGACCTGTCACTGGGGTCGGCAGCCGCATTCGACAAATGGGAGGATTTCGAACGGGTTGGCTATGAAACGACCATGGCCAGCCGGGAAAAGATCCTTGCTGCAGCAGCCTTTGCCAGATGA